A genomic region of Roseateles amylovorans contains the following coding sequences:
- a CDS encoding M20/M25/M40 family metallo-hydrolase → MRYTAHTTALALAALLLTAGAQAQNSTGFTPDAPQALDPRVAPMLADVSADRIEATIRKLAAFGTRHTASETASETRGIGAARRWIEQQLKDCAAKTGGRLQVTMDSFIEPPGPRLTQATELVNVVATLPGASAGTPRERILVVSGHYDSRNSDVMDAKGEAPGANDDASGTAAVMEMACAMAKQRFDATLVFMAVPGEEQGLLGARHWARRARAQGLNVEAMITNDIIGSSRGDAGQHDPKRLRLFADGFDPLLRLLVNASTNTPASEDEIKTNAAIRAQLQPLAVAGGSEDLPTQQFGRHLKAQGERYLPGFSVDLIQRRDRYLRGGDHLPFLERGYAAVRFSEPFENFQHQHQNLRTENGVVYGDLTDFVDFAYVADVARINLAGLATLAWAPAPVQGARIDARELTNDTTLQWTASQDPDLAGYRIVWRRSESQAWEGAKSVGNVTRVTLPLSKDNLIFGIQAVSKSGHAGLASYPLPLAR, encoded by the coding sequence ATGCGATACACCGCGCACACCACCGCTCTCGCCCTGGCCGCCCTGCTGCTGACCGCCGGCGCCCAAGCGCAGAACTCCACCGGCTTCACACCGGACGCCCCGCAGGCGCTGGACCCGCGCGTGGCCCCGATGCTGGCCGATGTGTCCGCCGATCGCATCGAGGCCACCATCCGCAAGCTCGCGGCGTTCGGCACCCGCCACACGGCCTCGGAGACCGCCAGCGAGACCCGAGGCATCGGTGCCGCCCGACGCTGGATCGAGCAGCAGCTCAAGGACTGCGCCGCCAAGACCGGCGGCCGGCTGCAGGTGACGATGGACAGCTTCATCGAGCCGCCCGGCCCGCGCCTGACCCAGGCCACCGAGCTGGTGAATGTGGTCGCGACCCTGCCCGGTGCCTCGGCCGGCACGCCCCGCGAACGCATCCTGGTCGTCAGCGGGCATTACGACTCCCGCAATTCCGACGTCATGGATGCCAAGGGCGAAGCGCCCGGTGCCAATGACGATGCCTCGGGCACGGCCGCCGTCATGGAAATGGCCTGTGCCATGGCCAAGCAGCGCTTCGACGCCACGCTGGTCTTCATGGCGGTGCCCGGTGAGGAGCAGGGCCTGCTGGGCGCTCGCCACTGGGCGCGTCGGGCGCGTGCCCAGGGGCTGAATGTCGAGGCGATGATCACCAACGACATCATCGGCAGCTCGCGCGGGGATGCCGGGCAGCACGATCCGAAGCGTCTGCGTCTGTTTGCCGATGGCTTCGACCCGCTGCTGCGTCTGCTGGTGAATGCCAGCACCAACACGCCGGCCAGTGAGGACGAGATCAAGACCAATGCCGCCATCCGCGCTCAGCTGCAACCGCTGGCCGTCGCCGGTGGCAGCGAGGACCTGCCCACCCAGCAGTTCGGCCGCCACCTGAAGGCCCAGGGCGAACGTTATCTGCCCGGGTTCTCGGTTGACCTGATCCAGCGTCGCGACCGCTACCTGCGCGGCGGCGACCATCTGCCCTTCCTGGAGCGCGGCTATGCGGCGGTGCGTTTCTCGGAGCCTTTCGAGAATTTCCAGCACCAGCACCAGAACCTGCGCACCGAAAACGGCGTGGTCTATGGCGACCTGACCGATTTCGTCGACTTCGCCTATGTGGCCGACGTGGCGCGCATCAACCTCGCGGGGCTGGCCACCCTGGCCTGGGCCCCGGCGCCGGTGCAGGGCGCGCGCATCGATGCGCGCGAGCTGACCAACGACACGACCCTGCAATGGACCGCCAGCCAGGACCCGGACCTGGCGGGCTACCGCATCGTCTGGCGCCGCAGTGAATCGCAGGCGTGGGAAGGCGCGAAGTCGGTTGGCAATGTGACCCGGGTGACGCTGCCGCTCTCGAAGGACAACCTGATCTTCGGCATCCAGGCGGTGTCCAAGTCCGGCCACGCCGGCCTGGCGAGCTATCCGCTGCCCCTGGCTCGCTGA
- a CDS encoding dienelactone hydrolase family protein, translating to MGQMIEFDRPDGGRTSGYLASAGDGAPGMILIQEWWGLKPHIKDIAERLASAGITTLAPDLYRGRIAADADEASHLMNGLDFGDATTQDLQGALNHLRDRLGCAKVGVMGYCMGGALTVAASVHVPELDAAVCYYGIPPTEFADPAKISVPFMGHFATRDDWCTPEKVSDLEQRMTTAGKHPAIHRYEADHAFSNATRPEVYDADAAQLAWQRTLDFLKQHLA from the coding sequence ATGGGACAGATGATCGAATTCGACCGCCCCGACGGCGGACGCACCAGCGGCTATCTGGCCAGCGCCGGTGACGGTGCGCCCGGCATGATCCTGATTCAGGAATGGTGGGGACTGAAACCCCACATCAAGGACATCGCCGAACGCCTGGCCTCTGCGGGCATCACCACCCTCGCGCCCGACCTCTACCGGGGCCGCATTGCCGCCGATGCCGACGAGGCCAGCCATCTGATGAACGGCCTGGACTTCGGCGACGCCACCACCCAGGACCTGCAAGGCGCACTGAACCATCTGCGCGACCGCCTGGGCTGCGCCAAGGTGGGCGTGATGGGCTATTGCATGGGCGGCGCACTCACCGTGGCGGCCTCGGTGCATGTCCCGGAGCTGGACGCGGCCGTCTGCTACTACGGCATTCCGCCGACCGAGTTTGCGGACCCCGCGAAGATCAGCGTGCCCTTCATGGGCCACTTCGCCACCCGCGACGACTGGTGCACGCCCGAAAAGGTCAGCGACCTCGAACAGCGCATGACCACCGCCGGCAAGCACCCGGCCATCCATCGCTACGAAGCGGACCACGCGTTCTCCAACGCCACCCGCCCGGAGGTGTATGACGCCGACGCCGCCCAACTCGCCTGGCAACGCACGCTGGACTTCCTCAAGCAGCACCTGGCCTGA
- a CDS encoding DUF427 domain-containing protein — protein MKATWNGEVIAESNDTVVVEGNHYFPMTSLKREFTAFSNHRTSCPWKGQAHYFSLLVHGDMNPDAVWYYPNPSEAAAEIKDRVAFWKGVQVTE, from the coding sequence ATGAAGGCAACCTGGAACGGCGAAGTCATCGCCGAGAGCAACGACACCGTGGTCGTCGAAGGCAATCACTACTTCCCGATGACCTCGCTCAAGCGTGAGTTCACCGCATTCAGTAATCACCGGACGTCATGCCCCTGGAAAGGTCAGGCGCACTACTTTAGCTTGTTGGTCCACGGGGACATGAACCCCGACGCCGTCTGGTACTACCCCAACCCCAGCGAGGCCGCCGCAGAGATCAAGGACCGTGTGGCGTTCTGGAAGGGCGTCCAGGTCACGGAATGA
- the mltA gene encoding murein transglycosylase A yields the protein MLAILGVLAGCGGPSVVREPGSARPAPTGTGTASGSTSKVDPARLLNGDWPGTDNRSSAAAAAPSPGSAPGASDDRRADTVGRQVLARERARWVAAEWNELPGWGQDRALEWWPALLRGCERPMPGWTALCTQAQRLRPSDDWDAYVWLMKRLRPYRVESPEGERDGLATGYYEPQLEARRQALGDFRVPLLAPPQDLAQRRPYDTRQQIESNTRLSRLSLAWVQDPLDALVMQIQGSGRLRVTESDGSSRWVRLSFAGHNEQPYRSMGQWLIAQGELKATEASWPGIKEWARRNPQKLKEAMWANPRYVFFREEPLSDPAVGPRGGQGVPLTPGRSIAVDKASIPYGTPVWLDTTEPLSTTPMRRLVMAQDTGAAITGAVRADFFWGWGDQAEQQAGRMKQPLRLWVLWPRETASASAATGSATTGLSAP from the coding sequence GTGCTGGCGATTCTAGGCGTGCTGGCCGGCTGCGGCGGGCCGTCGGTCGTCCGTGAGCCGGGCTCGGCCAGACCGGCCCCGACGGGCACGGGCACGGCCAGCGGATCGACCTCCAAGGTCGATCCTGCCCGTTTGCTCAACGGCGACTGGCCGGGCACTGACAACCGGAGCAGCGCGGCCGCGGCGGCGCCCTCGCCCGGCAGCGCCCCCGGCGCCAGTGACGACCGTCGCGCCGACACCGTCGGCCGACAGGTGCTGGCCCGTGAGCGCGCGCGCTGGGTGGCAGCGGAATGGAATGAACTGCCCGGCTGGGGCCAGGACCGGGCGCTGGAGTGGTGGCCCGCGCTGCTGCGCGGCTGCGAGCGGCCGATGCCGGGCTGGACGGCGCTGTGCACCCAGGCCCAGCGGCTGCGTCCGTCGGACGACTGGGACGCCTATGTCTGGCTGATGAAGCGGCTGCGCCCCTATCGTGTCGAGTCACCCGAGGGTGAGCGCGACGGTCTGGCCACCGGCTATTACGAACCGCAACTGGAAGCACGGCGGCAGGCGCTGGGCGACTTCCGCGTGCCGCTGCTGGCGCCACCGCAAGACCTGGCCCAGCGTCGGCCCTACGACACCCGTCAGCAGATCGAGAGCAACACCCGGTTGAGCCGGCTGAGCCTGGCCTGGGTACAGGATCCGCTGGACGCGCTGGTGATGCAGATCCAGGGCAGCGGCCGCCTGCGGGTCACCGAGTCGGACGGCAGCAGCCGCTGGGTCCGCCTCTCTTTCGCCGGGCACAACGAACAGCCTTATCGGTCGATGGGCCAATGGCTGATCGCGCAGGGCGAACTGAAGGCGACCGAGGCCTCCTGGCCCGGCATCAAGGAATGGGCCCGTCGCAATCCGCAGAAGTTGAAGGAAGCGATGTGGGCCAATCCGCGGTATGTGTTCTTCCGCGAAGAGCCGCTGTCGGACCCGGCCGTCGGGCCGCGCGGCGGCCAGGGCGTGCCGCTGACGCCGGGCCGCTCGATTGCGGTCGACAAGGCCAGCATTCCCTATGGCACACCGGTGTGGCTGGACACCACCGAACCGCTGTCGACCACACCGATGCGTCGCCTGGTGATGGCCCAGGACACGGGGGCCGCCATCACCGGCGCGGTGCGGGCCGACTTCTTCTGGGGCTGGGGCGATCAGGCCGAGCAGCAGGCCGGCCGCATGAAGCAGCCTCTGCGGCTGTGGGTGCTGTGGCCGCGCGAGACCGCCTCGGCGTCCGCCGCGACGGGGTCCGCGACGACGGGCCTGTCCGCACCCTGA